The following are from one region of the Polaribacter marinaquae genome:
- a CDS encoding T9SS type B sorting domain-containing protein, whose amino-acid sequence MKFLFILIFISINICSQNTYVPDDNFEQLLIDFGYDSGPLDDYVPTNNVNSVTEIFINDSSIKDFTGLDGFTSLTRLGIEVNDVTELDISKNIKLKDLFISNGSLKSIDVSKNTELETLRLIVVNVSTINLKNNTKLKDLTIGNTSITNLDLSSNSQLLNIDLSHGIIENINLKNSNNTNINTFFCSNNSELKCLQVDNKSYSITNWTDIDDNTVYSDNCSVFKNLTYVPDDNFEQKLIDLGYDSGSLDNYVPTANINTIKNLNITNENISDLTGIQDFISLEDLQFTQNNVSNIDLSSLINLKTLYSNNNNILSIDVSNNINLIDLFTGSNPLTKIGVSKNLNLKQLDVSNTNVSTIDLSKNKKLTLFGSSNTNISALNTSNNLNLTYLHLSFNKISELDLTINDKLFELNCSNNPLTKLSLPPNNILDGLHVNSTLISELDLRNQANLISNVASFLEIQDNVNLKCVYVDDVSYYNSDPMGSITKDAQSTFVLNEAECAKLDCKIDVDTLNDVNECNSFELPNLTNGSFYTQSNGKGTKLNAGDFLYHSQTIYIYNEDPSNNACFNETSFKVKITQKPTVDTLNDVNECNSYELPNLTNGSFYTQSNGNGTKLNAGDFLYNSQTIYIYNEDPSNNACFNETSFKVIITQKPLVDNLSDVSINNNYLLPELTNGNYYTQSNGNGTKLNAGDFLYTSQTVYIYNEDSSNAACSNETSFKININSDLEIPNYFTPNNDGLNDYWAIQNNSQISEILIYDRFGKLIAKPNISIGWNGNINGKLSIPNSYWYLIILKNGKKYKGSFSLIK is encoded by the coding sequence ATGAAGTTTCTTTTCATTTTAATTTTTATTAGTATAAATATCTGTTCACAAAACACATATGTACCTGATGATAATTTTGAACAATTACTTATTGATTTTGGATACGATTCTGGACCTTTAGATGATTATGTTCCCACAAATAATGTAAATTCCGTGACAGAAATATTTATAAATGATTCTTCTATTAAAGATTTCACTGGATTAGATGGCTTTACTTCACTTACTCGTTTAGGTATAGAAGTAAATGATGTTACAGAATTAGATATTTCTAAAAATATAAAATTAAAAGACCTATTTATTTCTAATGGTTCACTTAAAAGTATAGATGTTTCTAAAAATACAGAACTAGAAACGCTACGTTTAATTGTAGTAAATGTTTCTACAATTAACTTAAAAAATAATACGAAATTAAAAGATTTAACAATAGGAAATACCAGTATTACAAATTTAGATTTAAGTTCAAATTCTCAGCTTTTAAATATAGATTTAAGTCACGGAATTATAGAAAACATCAATTTAAAAAATAGCAACAATACAAATATTAATACTTTCTTTTGTTCTAATAATTCTGAATTAAAATGCTTACAAGTAGATAATAAATCTTATAGTATTACTAATTGGACGGATATTGACGACAATACTGTTTACAGTGATAATTGTAGTGTTTTTAAAAATTTAACATATGTACCAGATGATAATTTTGAACAAAAGCTTATTGACTTAGGCTATGATTCTGGTAGTTTAGATAATTATGTACCTACAGCCAATATTAATACTATTAAAAACCTTAATATTACAAATGAAAACATATCTGATTTAACAGGTATTCAAGACTTTATTTCTTTAGAGGATTTACAATTTACTCAAAACAATGTCTCTAATATAGATTTGTCATCTTTAATAAATTTGAAAACACTTTATTCAAACAATAACAATATTCTATCTATTGATGTTTCTAACAACATTAATTTAATAGATTTATTTACAGGATCCAATCCTCTTACAAAAATAGGTGTATCTAAAAATTTAAATTTAAAACAACTAGATGTTTCTAATACTAATGTTTCAACTATAGACCTTTCTAAAAATAAAAAGCTTACTTTATTCGGCTCTTCAAACACCAATATTTCAGCATTAAATACTTCAAATAATCTAAATTTAACATACTTGCATTTAAGTTTTAATAAAATATCAGAATTAGATTTAACTATAAACGATAAATTATTCGAATTGAATTGTTCAAATAATCCCTTGACAAAGTTATCTCTTCCACCAAATAATATTTTAGATGGTTTACATGTTAATAGTACACTAATTTCTGAACTTGATTTAAGAAATCAAGCTAACTTAATATCTAATGTAGCCTCTTTTTTAGAAATACAAGATAATGTAAATTTAAAATGCGTTTATGTAGATGACGTTAGTTATTACAATTCAGATCCAATGGGTTCAATAACAAAAGATGCACAAAGCACCTTTGTTTTAAATGAAGCAGAATGTGCTAAGTTAGATTGTAAAATTGATGTAGATACGTTAAATGATGTTAATGAGTGTAATAGTTTTGAACTTCCAAATTTAACTAATGGTAGTTTTTACACACAATCTAACGGAAAGGGAACAAAGTTAAATGCAGGTGATTTTTTATATCATTCACAAACAATTTACATTTATAACGAAGATCCTTCTAATAATGCTTGTTTTAATGAAACTAGTTTTAAAGTTAAAATAACACAAAAGCCTACGGTAGATACGTTAAATGATGTTAATGAGTGTAATAGTTATGAACTTCCAAATTTAACTAATGGTAGTTTTTATACACAATCTAATGGAAATGGCACAAAGTTAAATGCAGGTGATTTTTTATATAATTCCCAAACAATTTATATTTATAACGAAGATCCTTCTAACAATGCTTGTTTTAATGAAACTAGTTTTAAAGTTATAATAACACAAAAACCTTTAGTAGATAATTTAAGCGATGTTTCAATAAATAATAATTATCTACTACCAGAACTAACCAATGGCAATTATTATACACAATCTAATGGAAATGGTACAAAGCTAAATGCAGGAGATTTCTTATATACATCGCAAACAGTTTATATTTACAATGAAGATTCTTCTAATGCTGCTTGTTCTAATGAAACTAGTTTTAAAATTAATATCAATTCAGATTTAGAAATTCCAAATTATTTTACACCAAATAACGATGGTTTAAATGACTATTGGGCAATACAAAATAACTCTCAAATTAGTGAAATTTTAATCTATGATAGATTTGGTAAATTAATAGCAAAACCTAATATAAGTATTGGTTGGAATGGAAACATTAATGGTAAACTATCAATACCAAATTCATATTGGTATTTAATAATTTTAAAAAATGGTAAAAAATATAAAGGTTCTTTTTCTTTAATAAAATAA
- a CDS encoding pseudouridine synthase: MSNHHHFMIHKPWGMISQFINPAKRKKKLLGDLYDFPEGTMAIGRLDVPSEGLLLLTTDGKVSAEIRSRKYEKEYYVQVDGVITEKEVEQLRNGVEIGFNGKKYTTKPGKAFIIDDPKFPLRSQKIRDERHGPTSWVSIIIREGKFRQVRKMTAAVGLPTLRLIRVRIGDILLGDLEVGGVKEITNLIEKEK; this comes from the coding sequence ATGAGTAATCATCATCATTTTATGATTCATAAACCTTGGGGAATGATTTCTCAGTTTATAAATCCCGCGAAGCGGAAAAAAAAATTATTAGGAGATTTGTACGATTTTCCTGAAGGAACGATGGCAATTGGTCGTTTAGATGTGCCTTCTGAAGGTTTATTACTTTTAACTACAGATGGTAAAGTATCCGCAGAAATTAGATCTAGAAAATACGAAAAAGAATATTATGTACAAGTAGATGGTGTTATAACTGAAAAGGAAGTTGAGCAATTAAGAAATGGTGTAGAAATAGGTTTTAATGGTAAGAAATATACCACAAAACCCGGAAAAGCTTTTATAATTGATGATCCTAAATTTCCGTTAAGAAGTCAGAAAATAAGAGATGAAAGACATGGCCCAACAAGTTGGGTTTCTATAATAATTAGAGAAGGTAAATTTAGGCAAGTTCGAAAAATGACTGCTGCTGTTGGGTTACCAACTTTGCGCTTAATTAGAGTAAGAATTGGCGATATACTTTTAGGAGATTTAGAAGTAGGCGGCGTTAAAGAAATAACTAATTTAATAGAAAAAGAGAAGTAA
- a CDS encoding membrane metalloprotease yields MIKFLLKVFLVCLIITSCSSETDIITESETPINVNLNRQQTGSSANDLLSASAFKKMIVEVAYIEGFKPTETALNNFKNFINDRTFKPEGVTFVEKSIENTGKTTYTLDEVVEIEKVNRTQYNTNNTIAVWVLFIDGKSSKDTNQGAILGTAYWNTSFVIYQETIQGLSDSTFEPNRSLLESSVIHHEFGHILGLTNHGTDLQSDHEDEEHPKHCIEQDCLMYWAAESSQGIGNMVSGGSLPTLDAQCLADLRANGGK; encoded by the coding sequence ATGATAAAATTTTTATTAAAAGTATTTTTAGTTTGTTTAATAATTACATCTTGTTCATCAGAAACAGATATAATTACAGAATCAGAAACACCTATAAATGTTAATTTAAATAGACAACAAACAGGTTCTTCTGCTAACGATTTACTTTCTGCTTCTGCTTTTAAAAAAATGATTGTTGAAGTTGCTTACATAGAAGGTTTTAAACCAACAGAAACAGCTTTAAATAACTTTAAAAATTTTATAAACGATAGAACTTTTAAACCAGAAGGTGTAACTTTTGTAGAAAAATCAATAGAAAACACAGGCAAAACAACTTATACTTTAGATGAGGTTGTAGAAATTGAAAAAGTAAACAGAACACAATACAACACAAATAATACAATTGCAGTTTGGGTGTTATTTATTGATGGTAAATCATCTAAAGACACCAACCAAGGTGCAATTTTAGGAACCGCTTATTGGAACACTTCTTTTGTTATTTACCAAGAAACAATACAAGGTTTAAGCGATAGCACATTCGAGCCAAATAGAAGTCTTTTAGAAAGCTCTGTTATTCATCACGAATTTGGTCATATTTTAGGTTTAACAAATCATGGAACCGATTTACAAAGTGATCATGAAGATGAAGAACATCCAAAACATTGCATCGAACAAGATTGTTTAATGTATTGGGCCGCAGAATCTAGCCAAGGAATTGGCAATATGGTTTCTGGCGGAAGTTTACCAACTTTAGATGCACAATGTTTAGCAGATTTAAGGGCAAATGGCGGTAAATAA
- a CDS encoding RNA polymerase sigma factor, translating into MTNKSLCDEIYFNEFYTSHIQSASNFAYYKSGNKNTSLDLAQEAFIKIWENCAKIDFSKAKSYLFTVVNNLFLNKVKHEKVVFEYAKNSPYLDVNNQSPEYLLEEEEFKNKLKNAIENLTEGEREVFLMNRIDGKKYREIAEMLEISQKAVEKRMSSALKKLRSKIDGI; encoded by the coding sequence ATGACTAATAAATCTCTTTGCGACGAAATTTATTTTAATGAGTTTTACACATCTCATATACAGTCTGCTAGTAACTTTGCTTACTACAAATCTGGCAATAAAAATACGTCTTTAGATTTAGCGCAAGAAGCTTTTATAAAAATATGGGAAAATTGTGCAAAAATAGATTTTTCTAAAGCTAAATCTTACTTATTTACAGTTGTTAACAATCTATTTTTAAATAAAGTTAAGCACGAAAAGGTTGTTTTCGAGTATGCAAAAAATAGTCCGTATTTAGATGTTAACAATCAAAGTCCAGAGTATTTATTAGAAGAAGAAGAATTTAAAAATAAACTTAAAAATGCCATAGAAAACTTAACCGAAGGTGAAAGAGAAGTTTTTCTGATGAATAGAATAGACGGCAAAAAATACAGAGAAATAGCAGAAATGCTAGAAATATCGCAAAAAGCAGTAGAAAAAAGAATGTCTTCTGCCCTTAAAAAATTAAGAAGTAAAATAGATGGAATTTAA
- a CDS encoding porin family protein → MKTLYFTIALMFITSITLNAQDRKNSASAGIKGGYNLSSVSFDGTSETSNLHGFHVGIYGESYIGKHIAIQPEILYSQQGYKIIDDNGTYTQKLEYINVPLMLKMYPVKSFFIEAGPQIGFSISHKETFDAGFVLYDTEQEFEPSNFDWGVNVGAGFKSDAGVSLGARYHIGQSDIYDQDKPKNRVVQIYLGFEF, encoded by the coding sequence ATGAAAACATTATATTTTACAATAGCTTTAATGTTTATTACAAGTATTACATTAAACGCTCAAGACAGAAAAAACTCAGCTTCGGCTGGTATTAAAGGTGGTTACAATTTATCTTCTGTAAGTTTCGACGGAACATCTGAAACTTCTAATTTACACGGATTTCATGTTGGTATTTATGGCGAATCTTACATTGGTAAACACATTGCAATTCAGCCAGAGATTTTATATTCACAACAAGGTTATAAAATAATTGATGATAACGGTACTTACACACAAAAATTAGAATATATAAATGTGCCTTTAATGTTAAAAATGTATCCAGTTAAAAGCTTTTTTATAGAAGCTGGTCCGCAAATAGGATTTTCGATTTCACACAAAGAAACTTTTGATGCTGGTTTTGTTTTATATGATACAGAACAAGAGTTTGAACCAAGTAATTTTGATTGGGGTGTAAATGTTGGTGCTGGTTTTAAAAGTGATGCAGGTGTTAGTTTAGGTGCCAGATATCATATTGGTCAAAGTGATATTTATGACCAAGACAAACCAAAAAATAGAGTAGTACAAATCTATTTAGGATTTGAATTTTAG
- a CDS encoding FecR family protein: MENNKDILKWLNRDISDEELLRLKENEGFDTLEKIAHYTSQIETPKVNVENALADLKLKTQNKTKKQKVIAFSFNKVFKYAAVIAVLLTTSYFLLYSNDTNYTTEFAETKTFNLPDNSEVILNANSNVSYVKKEWENNRNLTLDGEAFFKVQKGEKFTVNTEIGNVTVLGTQFNVKERANYFEVKTYEGLVSVAYKDTLVKLPKGTIFKVVNGIIDTNTTFDTTEKSWLQKESNFKSTQLKFVLKEIENQFGYTITTNNINLETLYSGGFTHLDINVALQSVTIPLQLSYKIDGKTITIFTYDQ; encoded by the coding sequence ATGGAAAATAACAAAGACATATTAAAATGGCTAAACAGAGATATTTCTGATGAAGAATTACTGCGTTTAAAAGAAAATGAAGGTTTTGATACTTTAGAAAAAATTGCGCATTACACATCGCAAATAGAAACACCTAAAGTTAATGTAGAAAATGCATTGGCAGACTTAAAATTAAAAACTCAAAACAAAACCAAAAAACAAAAAGTTATTGCTTTTAGTTTTAATAAAGTCTTTAAATACGCGGCAGTTATTGCAGTATTGTTAACAACTAGTTACTTTTTACTTTATAGTAACGATACCAATTATACTACAGAATTTGCAGAAACTAAAACCTTTAATTTACCCGATAATTCAGAAGTTATTTTAAATGCAAATTCTAACGTTTCTTATGTTAAAAAAGAGTGGGAAAATAATAGAAATTTAACCCTAGACGGAGAAGCATTTTTTAAAGTACAAAAAGGTGAGAAATTTACTGTAAATACAGAAATAGGTAATGTTACCGTTCTTGGTACGCAATTTAATGTTAAAGAAAGAGCCAATTATTTCGAAGTAAAAACATACGAAGGTTTGGTAAGCGTAGCTTATAAAGACACACTTGTAAAATTACCTAAAGGAACAATTTTTAAAGTTGTAAACGGTATTATAGATACTAATACTACTTTTGATACAACAGAAAAATCTTGGTTACAAAAAGAATCTAATTTTAAAAGTACACAGTTAAAATTTGTACTTAAAGAAATAGAAAATCAATTTGGTTATACAATTACAACTAACAACATTAATTTAGAAACTTTATATTCTGGTGGCTTTACACATTTAGATATTAATGTTGCATTACAATCGGTAACAATACCGTTGCAGTTGTCTTATAAGATTGATGGTAAAACAATTACGATCTTTACATATGATCAATAA